GTCGACTGGGCCGTGGCGAGGTCGACCCGGGGGTCGTCCAGCATCAGGCGGATGCCGAGGCCGTCGCACAGGGCCAGCACCAGCGTGCCGATCGCGGCGACGTCGCACGCGGTGAACTCGCCGGACGAGATGCCCCGTTCCACGGTCCCGGCGACCCACGCGTGCAGCTGGTCGTACAGGTCGACGGCGAGGGCGCGGGCCGTGCCGTCGCGCAGCGCGCGCACCCACAGCTCCTGCCAGAGCTTCCAGTCCTGGCGGAGCTCCTCGTCCGTGGCAGCATG
Above is a genomic segment from Streptomyces sp. NBC_01233 containing:
- a CDS encoding TetR family transcriptional regulator C-terminal domain-containing protein; translation: MRALRDGTARALAVDLYDQLHAWVAGTVERGISSGEFTACDVAAIGTLVLALCDGLGIRLMLDDPRVDLATAQSTVWRAIAPALGISPVFPEV